Proteins encoded together in one Microbacterium oxydans window:
- a CDS encoding VOC family protein has translation MVPVVTALDHLQLPIRNLDEAITWYSDVLGFRVLTNYGTYAMMRLEPGLDLMLWEAAEFTPMQVAVEGAAKPVFFLKTERFDELLALLDRAQARIVGVEDLGFARFLKFYDPSDNFLGAIEFQESSP, from the coding sequence ATGGTTCCCGTCGTCACTGCACTCGATCATCTCCAGCTCCCCATCAGGAATCTGGACGAGGCGATCACGTGGTACTCGGATGTCCTCGGCTTCCGAGTCCTCACGAACTACGGCACCTACGCCATGATGCGCCTGGAGCCCGGGCTCGACCTCATGCTGTGGGAAGCCGCTGAGTTCACCCCGATGCAGGTCGCCGTCGAAGGCGCGGCAAAGCCGGTCTTCTTCCTCAAGACCGAGCGCTTCGATGAGCTCCTCGCCTTGCTCGATCGGGCGCAGGCGCGCATCGTCGGCGTCGAAGACCTCGGTTTCGCACGGTTCCTGAAGTTCTACGATCCCAGCGACAACTTCCTCGGCGCGATCGAGTTCCAGGAGTCGAGCCCATGA
- a CDS encoding type 1 glutamine amidotransferase domain-containing protein — protein sequence MTRRVLHVVTNVGHYDDPSHPTGLWLSELTHAWQVFEEHGFEQRIVSPQGGASPLEPRSLKFPSYDRTAKAWHADPARMALLEHTSRPDQIDSAHYDAISFTGGHAVMYDFPESEGLQRITREIWERGGIVSSVCHGYCGLLNTRLSDGSLLVAGRKASPGRKRCSPAWTSSSRTTPRRR from the coding sequence TTCACGTCGTCACCAACGTCGGCCACTACGACGACCCGTCTCATCCGACCGGACTCTGGCTGTCGGAGCTGACCCATGCGTGGCAGGTGTTCGAGGAGCACGGCTTCGAGCAGCGGATCGTCAGTCCGCAGGGAGGCGCCTCGCCCCTGGAGCCGCGTTCCCTGAAGTTCCCCAGCTACGACAGGACTGCGAAAGCCTGGCACGCAGACCCGGCACGGATGGCGCTGCTGGAGCACACGTCGCGCCCGGACCAGATCGACTCGGCGCACTACGATGCGATCTCCTTCACGGGCGGCCACGCGGTGATGTACGACTTCCCCGAGAGTGAGGGGCTGCAGCGGATCACTCGAGAGATCTGGGAGCGCGGCGGGATCGTCTCCTCCGTGTGCCATGGCTACTGCGGGCTGCTCAACACGCGACTCTCCGATGGTTCTCTCCTCGTGGCGGGCCGGAAGGCTTCGCCTGGCAGGAAGAGGTGCTCGCCCGCGTGGACAAGCTCGTCCCGTACAACGCCGAGGAGGAGATGA